Within Winogradskyella helgolandensis, the genomic segment ACGGATCAACTTTAGTTAACCCTTCAGCTTTAGAGACTTGTTTTGTTTGCCAATTAAGCATACCAGAAACATAGTCACCTTCTGCAAACTTTTCATTTTTAGATTCTAATACTTTTGCGATAACGCCAGATTGAATTGGTTTGTTAAGTTGAAATGGTGGTACATATGATTTGGCATCACTCATTCTGCCTCTTAAATAAGGATCTACAGAAACGTATTTGGTTTCCAATAGTATTTCACCTTTACTAATTGTATTTTCAGATTCCTCAGTTATAAATTCGAAATCTGACATTGAAGGTTTTCCTTCAGGTCTATTTTTCAATAGAATTGTCTTTGTCATGATTCTTAATTTTTTATTAGTCTATTACAGTTACTAAATCTTCCATAGGTTTTCTCACCTTAACGAGATTTACTAACCAATCTTCATCTTCTTTTCTGTAGCCTATTGGCAACATAACAGCGCTGCGTAACCCTTTTTCACGAAGTCCCAAGATTTGGTCTACAGCATCTGGCTCAAAGCCTTCTAAAGGTGTTGCATCAACCTCTTCAAAAGCAGCAGCTGTTATTGCTTCAGCAAAAGCGATATAGGCTTGTTTGGCGGCATGGTTAAAGTTTTCTTCAGGATCTTTTTGAGGATATAAGTTTAATAACATCTGACGGTAATTTTCCCAGCCTTCATTTTTAAAACCACGAACCTCGTTGGTTAAATCAAACATATAGTTAATGCGATCTGCTGTGTAGGTGTCCCAAGCCGCGAAAACGAGTAGGTGAGAGCAATCTGTAATTACCGATTGGTTCCAAGCTACTGGTTTTATCTTTTCTTTAATCTCTTGATTTTTAATTACAAATATTTCAAAAGGTTGTAAACCACTTGATGTTGGCGCTAAGCGCGCGGCTTCTAAAATGCGTTCTATTTTTTCTTCTGGTACTACGTTTCCATTCATGGCTTTTGCAGCATATCTCCATTTTAATTTATCTAATAATTCCATATCTATAATTTTTTTAAGCGTTGTTTCCTAATTTATTAATGTCTTCTGAAGATATAATCACATCAGAATACTCATTTGTATTTGCTAAATGTATCATGGCTTCAGCTATGGTTTCAGCATTTACTATTTTATACTTTTTTAATTTGCCTATGAATAATGGTTGAATCACTTTGAAAATCACCAATCCTATTTTTTCTAATAGTCTAGATTCTTGTCTATCACCTCCAATTAAGGATGGTCTCAATACAAATGTCTTTTTAAGCTGTTGCTGTAAGACCTTGTGTTCCATTTCTCCTTTTGTCTTATTGTAAAAAACGTTACTATTTTTATTGGCTCCCATTGCAGAGATGACTAAAAAGGTTGGAATGTTGTTGGCTTTTGAAAGCTTTGCAGCAGCAACCGGAATGCCACAATCTATTTTTTTATAAAGCGTTTTGTTTGGTGTCTTTTTGGCTGTTGTGCCAATGCAGCAATACACTTCGTCTGCTGTAAAGTCATCCTTAAATTGATTGAGTTCTAAAAGATTTCCAATAAACTGTTTGACTTTATTTGGTAAACCTTCAATCTTTGAACGTGAAAACAATTTAATGCTATCGTAACGTTCGTCTTTAATTAATTTTTGAAGCACTAAACCTCCAGTTAAACCAGAAGCCCCTAATATGATTGCTGTTTTTTTCATGTTATTGACACATTTTTATGCTGCTCCAAGCAGATTGGTAAGCTTCTTCTAAATGTGTTTTATCTAAGGTAAATGCACCTCGTTTTTGAGTCATCATTAAAAAAGATAATGGGTTAATAGCATAGGCATACAATATGTAATCAGAAAGTGGTTTTATAACACCTTCTTTTTTACCACGTTCCCAAAGATCGAGTAGTGGTTGTAGGTGTTTAATACCTTCTTGTCTACTTTCTTCGTCTATCATTGGAGTATTATCGCACTGTGCTAAAAACATAGCATGCTCGCATTCATTGAGTTTAAAATCGGCGATGCGTTTCCAAATTAATTCAAATCCCTCCTCAATAGGCATATTAGCTTCGTAATTAGCAAAAGCATATTTAGTGTATTCTGCTTTAACTTCAATATACGTTTGGTTAACTAAGTCTTGCTTGTTTTCAAAATATAAGTAAATAGTAGCAGGAGATACATTAGCCATTTTAGCAATCTTACTCATAGGAGTCGCATGAAATCCATTGTTATTTACGAGCTCTATTGTTGCTCTAACCAGTGCGTTACGTTTATCTATACTTTTTTGAAGCTTTGCCATTGTATTTAATTATGGAACAAATATACATTAAAAATGAACGTTCATTCTTTTTTTAACAAAGGTTTAAGTTTACATACAAATCCCTAATTTGCAGTGAATAACAAAAATGTGTTATAGATGATTATGACTTAAAACTAAATATTGAGCGCTTCTAAATAAATTTTTCCGTTATATCTGCTGGATTTAAAACCTCTGTTTTGGCAATAAAATTCATAAATAGATAAATAGCCATAACATGACAGATAACGATTAATACCGTAAAAGTTCTGTCGTAATATAAAAACTCATTAATCGCTATTAATGTAATTTGAAAAAAAGTAAAAATACCTGAAGCTAATAAAATCGCACTATTATGGTAATTGTCATGTAAATATATAATAGCCAATGTAATAATGTAAATGATTAAGCTAAACGCGCATAGAAAAACAAAAAATAATTGATTATCTGGTAGAAAAATAATCAGTAAATCAACAATCGCATAAAGAATATAAGAAACCAATAAGGTACTCACTAAAACTGAAAATGATAATACCGATTTTAATGTACCTTTCTGTAAATACTTCTTAAGACTAAGCGTGCAGCATAATAGGTAGACAGATGTCAAAGTAGAGATCCAAACAAAGCAGGTATCAAAACAATAAAAAGATAGCACATCAGACGCTAATATGGCTATTAAAGCAATTATAAAAAGGGGATTTGCTTTCTTTTTTGTGATGTTGATGTAATCGAAAAAAATGGAAAGAATCACTATCGGTAATACATAGATCAATTGCGTTCTATCCAAATATATACTTACAACTATAGTTGCTATAAATGACAGATAAAACAAGCTACCAATAAAAGCTGACTTTTTAAAGAAATGCGAATAGTCCTCTATTTTTTTAGTCATTAAAATGAAATAATAGTTGCTGTCGTAAAACCAAATATACTTAATTAGTGTCTTTAAAATGGAATTAAAGTGCTTAGAATCAATCTATATACGGCTTTTTATAGCTTCAGTAGGAATAGCTTCATTTATAAAAAAAGGGAGGAATGGTATCATTTTATGTTGAAACAATATTAATTAAACCATTGGCTACAAAAAACAGAAAAGAGTATGAACTAACAATGCTACTCTAAATATTTACCATTCCAATGATTACGGCATAAAAGGAAACAATAACTTTAGGAAGTCTTTACAACTTGTTCTGAAACCGCATACACACCCCAATCCGCAATAGATTGCACTACAGGAATTAACGTTTTACCAAAATCAGTTAAAGAATATTCTACTTTTAAAGGAGGCTTAGAAGTGTAAACCTTTCGCTTTATAACCCCATCTTCTTCTAAGGTTTTAAGCTGTAAGCTTAAGGTACGCTCTGTAACCGTTGGCATTTCCTTTCTTAAAGCGCTGTATCGAAGTGGTTGATCCCGTAAATGAAATAAAATTACCGTTTTCCATTTACCACCAATGATACCCATAGTTAAACTAGCACAACATGGATATTCTTTTCCTTTAAATTTATACATAATAGCGCATTTAATAGCTAATGATTTAAACAAAGATAACATACTATCATTTCTTATACAACTATACTTTTTATAGTAATTTTAACAAATTACATAAACAATTGAACAGCAGTTTTTTTAGGTGGTGTTTGAGTTGAAGATTTTATACTATCCTTTTTGACCGTTATTGCGTGATTCGATATCGATACCTAGTTTTGTCACTATACTTTTGATAGTATAACTATAAAATCAACTTAAACTATAAAAATGAATTTAACAGAATTATTAAACTGGAGGTACACAACAAAAGAATATAATCCAACCAAAAAAATATCTGAAGCAGATATGGCTGAAGTCAAAAATTTATTAAGAATGAGCCCTTCAAGTGTCAACCTTCAACCATGGCATTTCATAGTAGCTGAAACGGCAGAAGGAAAAGCGCGTATAGCCAAAGGAACTCAAGGCTTCTTTAGCTTTAATGAACCAAAAGTAACGAATGCGTCTGCTGTAGTCTTGTTTTGTTCAAAAACGGATGCAGATGAAGACTATATGAAGCATATTGCAGATACAGAAGATAAAAGTGGAAGGTTTCCAAATGAAGATATTAAAAACGGATTTTTAGGAGCCGTGAAGGCTTTTGCTGGTATTCATAAATATGACTTAAAAGATCTACAACATTGGATGGAAAAGCAAGTATACCTTAACATCGGAAGCTTTTTATTAGGAGTTGCTAGTTTAGGTATTGATGCTACACCCATGGAAGGTATTGATGTAAAAGCATTAGATGAAGAATTCGGATTAAGAGAAAAAGGATTCACGTCCTTAGTGGCTGTATCTATAGGTTATAGAGCGGAATCTGACTTTAATTCAACAGAAAAAACACCAAAATCTAGATTATCAGAAAACGAAATTTTTACTCTGATATAAATAGTTTTGCTCACCATCACGTATATACAATGTAACCTATCGTGGCTTGGTTATAAAAGGATTGCTGCATAATGACGATGAACATGCTAAGCATAGAATGAAATTAAATACAGTGATAATAAGCCTGTAAAAAATAGTTTTGCTTTTTCAGATTCAAATCCTTTGCTAAAGAAGTTTCTGTAAGTTGATTTAAGTATGAATTTATAGTCCCTTAATATTGATCCATAGCTAGAAGAAGCCACTAAAATAGTGTGGCTTTTTCTATTATTAAAAACTAAAATAAAATGTATAAAAAGTACAATATATTCAATTAACAAATTATACTTTTGCCAATTGGTAGAAGGGCATTCTGAAGCGGAAAAAAAAACAAATAAGTGCTAAAGGAATTCAAAGCCAATGTAATACCTATTATTTTTAAAATTTCTTAATTGATGGATAACTTAATTACATTTTCAATTACCGTATTTACTGCCTTTTTTGCGATAACGAATCCTATATCAAACATGACGGTTTTTGTGTCTTTAACACAAGGTGCAAATAAGAAAACAAAGCATGATATAAATAAACGAGCCAATATTATAGCATTTGTTATTGTGGCCGTTTTTGTGCTTTTAGGAAAATATATTTTTGAATTATTTAATATCAGTATTCCAGCCTTTAAAATTACAGGTGGTATTTTAATCTTTTTTATTGGGTTTGATATGCTGCAATCAAAACAATCCAATGTTAAAAGTCTTGAACACGTTCATATTGATGAAAATATTGCGGTCTCACCATTAGCTATTCCTATTTTAGCAGGTCCTGGCACTATTGTTACTGCCATGAATTTTGTAGCTAACGTAGAACCCATACATATAATCTTAGTCATTGCGATATTTGGATCAATGAGTTTATTGACGTATTTCACGTTTAGAATAAGCGACCTGATTGTTAAAATAGTTGGTCATAACGTCATCTCTGTGATTGGAAAAATAATGGGATTGATTATAGCAATTATAGGTACGGGTATGATTATTCAAGGGATTAAAATCTCATTTAATTTAATCGCAATTTAAATCATTAAACCTCTTCAATTTTTTGCGATAGTATGCCATCTTCAATCGATTTCAAAAACAGGTTCTCAAGTTGAACTTTCAAAATAAATATCAATTATCGATTCCTTAATTTTTGATGAATTAAGTTAATTTATCAAATTATAATTGCCAATATGATAAAATTCTAGCGTCAAAAATTACGATAACGTTTTCGTAACTACTTGTAGCGCAGTAGTTTTTAAAAAGATATTAAGAATTTCATACCCTTTATCGTATTTATCCTAATTACGGATTAAAACCACTTCAAATTTAATAAAATAACCTTATTATTTTTGTGTTATCACTAAATATAGCGCTCTTAAAATAAGAATATCATAAATCTTTAGTTCTTATTTTTTCAATTAAACACAACTCTCCGATATCAATATTTCTTGTACGTCAATAACTACGCAACTCTCCAAGCTTTAGTGTTTCTATTACACGATAAATTGAAGAATTATAGTTTTTATAATATGATTTCTGTCATAAAACAGAAAACAGTCCTAAAGTAAATTTGTACAAGAAATAAAATTATCATTATGAATATATCACACATAGAGCATTTAGGAATTGCAGTAGAAAATTTAGATGAAGCGATAAAGTACTATGAACAGGTTTTAGGAATGAAATGCTATTCTATAGAGGAGGTTGTCGACCAAAAGGTAAAGACAGCCTTTTTTTTGGTAGGTAATACAAAAATTGAATTACTAGAAAGCACGTCGCCTGATGGACCAATCGGAAAGTTTATTGCTAAAAAAGGACAAGGTATACATCATATTGCATTTGCTGTAGATAATACTACCGAAGCTCTCAAAACTGCCGAAGAAAGAGGTGTAACTCTAATTGATAAAACCTCTAGAAAAGGAGCCGAAGGCTTAGAGATTGGATTCTTACATCCAAAATCAACTTTAGGGGTACTTACAGAACTGTGTTCAAAACCAGAATAATTTGATATAATATTTAGATAAGAAAAGAAATTATGGCAAATCAAGATAAAATTAACGAGCTCATAGAAAAAAGAGTAAAAGCAAAGTTGGGTGGAGGAGAGAAACGTATCGACTCTCAACATGCTAAAGGTAAATTAACGGCTCGCGAGCGTATAGACATTCTTTTAGACGACGATAGTTTTGAAGAATTCGACATGTTTGTAACACACAGAACAAAATCTTTCGGATTAGATAAACAAATTTATCTATCGGATGGTGTTGTTACAGGTCACGGAACTATTGACGGAAGAATAGTGTATTTATTTGCGCAAGATTTTACCGTTTTCGGTGGATCATTATCAGAAACTTACGCTTTAAAAATATGTAAGGTGATGGATATGGCCATGAAGATTGGAGTGCCTGTTATCGGATTAAATGATTCTGGTGGTGCACGTATTCAAGAAGGGGTTAGATCCTTAGCTGGTTATGCTGAAATTTTTCAGCGAAATATTATGGCTTCTGGTGTTATTCCTCAAATTTCTTCAATTTTAGGACCTTGTGCAGGTGGAGCTGTGTATTCTCCAGCATTAACGGACTTTACAATTATGACTGAAGAAACAAGCTATATGTTTGTTACAGGCCCCAAAGTTGTGAAATCGGTGACAGGTGAAGTTGTTACGGCAGAACAATTAGGTGGTGCTAAAATTCATTCTACACGATCTGGTGTATCTCACTTTTTAGCAGAAAATGACGAAGAAAATTTAATGCTTATTCGTAAAATATTGAGTTATATGCCTTCTAATAATTTAGAAGAAGCTCCTATAATTTCTTGTAATGATCCTATTGATAGATTAGAAGATGCCTTAAATGAAATTATTCCAGAAAATCCTAATCAACCTTATGATATTGTAGATGTAATATCAATCCTTGCTGATAATGGAGAGTTTACTGAAGTGCATAGAAATTATGCCAGAAATATTTGTGTAGGTTTTGCCAGATTTAATGGACGACCTGTTGGTATTGTAGCTAACCAACCTAAATATTATGCAGGTGTTTTGGATATTGATGCCTCTCGTAAAGCAGCACGATTTGTTCGTTTTTGTGATGCCTTCAATATTCCAATCGTAACCTTAGTTGATGTACCAGGATTCTTACCAGGAACGGGACAAGAGTATGGAGGAATCATATTGCACGGAGCCAAATTATTATTTGCATATGGTGAAGCGACCGTACCTAAAGTCACTATTACCCTAAGAAAGTCATATGGTGGAGCACACGATGTAATGAGTTGTAAACAATTACGAGGCGATTTAAATTATGCATGGCCAACTGCAGAAATTGCGGTAATGGGAGCGAAGGGAGCTGTTGAAGTTTTAGAAGGTTCTAATATTAGAAAAATAGAAGATGCTGACGAAAAACTAGATTATATACAGCAAAAAGAAGATGAATATACAGAGCGATTCGCTAACCCATATCAAGCTGCTAAATATGGATTTATTGATGATGTTATTGAACCAAGAAATACACGTTTCAGAATCATTAGAGCATTAGAATTGCTTCAAAATAAAAAAGACGTCAATCCACCTAAAAAACACTCAAATATCCCACTATAATGACACAGATACTATTATATACAGATCCCATTAGTGAAGGCTATGTTATTCTAATTACAGGATTATTAATTGTTTTTGGGGCTTTAGTCACACTAGCACTTTTCTTTAATTACGGATTGCCCGTAATGTTATATATCTACAAAATAATAACGAAAGGAAAAGACAAAAAGATTAGTGAAATTAAAGTTAAACGTGATAGTGATTTTACAGGAGAACTTTCTGCTGTAATTGGTGCTTCGGTTCATATGTACTTAAGTGAACAACATGATGTAGAAAGTGGCATCTTAACTATAAAACAAGTCAAGAAAACATATTCGCCTTGGAGTTCAAAAATTTATGGAACTCAAAATAGATTATAACATATGAAGCGCGCTGATTCAAAATTTTTCACTCAAAGAAATGATAAATAGCGAACAGCATGAGTACACTGAAAAACACTATAAATACTAAGATACATGAAAACATATAAATTCAAAGTCAACGAAAACGGCTACACCGTTAATGTAAAATCACACGAAGATAATATCATTAACTTAGAAGTTAATGGCACTTCTTATGATGTAATTATGAGTACTGAGATTAAAAAAACGAAGACTCCTACTTTGGTGCGATCGGCTTCAAAACAACCAGCCGCACCTTTACAAACCACACCAAAGTCTCAAAAAACTAATATTGTAGCACCTATTCCAGGAGTTATTCTATCTCTAAATGTAAAAGTTGGAGATACGATTAAGGAAAACGATTTATTATTAGTTCTTGAAGCTATGAAAATGGAGAATAACATCGTTGCCGAAAAAGCTGGTGTTGTAGCTTCTATAAAAGTTGTAGTAGGACAACAAGTGTTGCAAGATGCCATATTGATAGAACTCGAATAGCCGTAGTAACGTTATTCAATAAAGTATACTAATCATTATTTAAAATTAAAAAATGAAGAAATTAATTATAATATTTAGCTCTATAGCTTTGCTCGTTTTTCTTAGACCAGTATTGGGATTAGGCGAAAATATAAACTCAGCCTCTAATTCTTCAATATCTACAACACAAGTTGACGATAATGAAGAAGAAAGTATTATCACCGAAGCCGTTGATGGTATAAAATCATTTTATAGTTATACAGGATTTGCAAATTCGTCCTCAGGTAACGTCATTATGATTTTTATAGGAATCGTTTTTATCTATTTAGGTATTAAATACAATTACGAACCTTTACTACTAATCCCTATTGGAGCAGGTGTGATTTTAGGAAATATTCCTTTTGTTGCCGGAAACCAAACCGGTATTTATGAAACCGGATCAGTTTTAAATTACCTCTACTTTGGTGTTGTAAAAGGGATATATCCACCATTAATTTTCTTAGGCATTGGTGCTATGACCGACTTTTCATCACTAATCGCCAATCCTAAATTAATGCTTTTAGGAGGTGCGGCACAAATCGGTGTATTCGCTACGTTTATGGGAGCTTTGTACCTAGGTTTTGCCCTTCCTGAAGCTGGTGCTATTGGAATCATTGGAGGTGCAGATGGACCAACAGCCATTTTCCTTTCGTCTAAATTAGCAAACGGTGTTAACCTACTTCCAGATGGTACAACAGTTAAAAACTTAATTGGCCCAATCGCAATTGCTGCGTATTCTTATATGGCATTGGTTCCTGTAATTCAGCCACCTTTAATGCGCTTGTTGATTTCAAAAAAAGATAGAAAAATCAAAATGAAACCACCAAGAGCGGTAACTCAAAAGGAGAAAATGATTTTCCCAGTAGTCGCTATGATTCTAACGTTATTCATTTCACCTAGTGCATTACCATTATTGGGGATGTTATTCTTTGGAAACTTGTTAAAAGAATCTGGTAGAACAGAACGTTTAGCAGATACTGCAAGAACAAAATTAATTGACATCGTCACCATTCTATTAGGTGTAACAGTTGGTGCGTCAACACAAGCCGATATTTTTATCACTAAAGATTCTATGTTAATCTTTGGACTTGGCGCCATATCATTTGTCATCGCTACAATGGGAGGATTACTATTTGCAAAATTCATGAATCTATTCTTAAAAGGAGACAATAAAATAAACCCATTAATTGGTGCAGCAGGAGTTTCTGCCGTGCCAGATAGTGCGAGAGTAGTACATCATGAAGGGTTAAAATCAGATCCAACTAATTATTTACTAATGCATGCCATGGCACCTAATGTTTCTGGTGTTATTGGTTCTGCCATCGCAGCTGGTATCATTTTAAGCTTCTTGGCATAAACAACTATAATTATTTAAATTTTTTCAGCATGAAAATACCTAATATAATGACAGCTACTGAAGCTGTTAAGCTCATAAAATCAAACGATCGTGTATTAATACAAGGTGGTTCTGCCACACCACAAACCTTAGTGAAAGCTATGGTAGATCGTGCTCCGGAATTAAAAAATGTTGAAATCGTTCATTTACATACCGAAGGTGAAAGTGGTTATACGAATCCCGATTTGAGAGAAAGTTTTCATACAAAAGCTTTTTTCATAGGTGGAAATGTTAGAAAAATGGTAGGTAATACAGTTGATTATATTCCTATTTTTTTAAGTGATATTCCAAGTTTGTTCCGCGAAGGTTACATGAACTTAGATGTCGTTTTAGTCAACGTGTCTCCACCAGATAAACATGGTTTTTGTTCTTTAGGAGTATCTGTTGATATTGTAATTTCTGCTATCGAAAAAGGGAAGACAATAATCGCGCAAATCAACCCTAAAATGCCACGTACATTTGGAGATGCCTTAGTGCATTTAAACAAATTTAATGCTTGTGTTTTAGTTGATGAAGACATTTATGAAATGAAATTTGTTGCACCTTCTGCAGAAGAAGAAGCGATTGGTAGAAATATCGCAGGTATTATAGAAGATGGAGCAACACTTCAAATGGGAATTGGAGGTATTCCAAACGCTGTTTTAACCTTTTTACACAACCATAAAAATTTAGGAATTCATACCGAAATGTTCTCGGAAGGTATTGTAGATTTAGTTGAAAAAGGCATCGTTAATGGCTCTCATAAAAAAGTAAATCCTTATAAAATAATATCTGGTTTTGCAATGGGAACACGTCGTTTGTATGATTTTATGGATGATAATCCAGAAATTGAAATGAATGATATTGCGTATGTGAATGACACCTCTATAATTCGACAAAACCCCAAAGTAACAGCAATTAATTCAGCCATAGAAATTGATTTAACAGGTCAAGTTTGTGCAGATTCTATCGGAACACGAATGTTTTCGGGTGTTGGTGGACAAATGGATTTTATGCGTGGTGCTGCTTTATCTAAAGGAGGAAAACCTATTATAGCTATTACATCAATGACTTCAAAAGGTGTTTCAAAAATAGTATCTTTGTTAAAACCAGGTTCAGGAGTTGTAACTACCAGAGCACATGCAAGATATGTAGCTACAGAATATGGTATTGCCGAATTATTTGGTAAAAGCTTAAAAGAACGTGCACAATCCTTAAGAGATATTGCACATCCTAATAGCAGAGAAGAATTAGATAAAGCTATTTTCGAAAGATTCGGAAGCAGTTTAATGATATAATAAATTAGTAAATCCGTCTTCGGTATATAGCAACATATCTGTGTACATCAGTAAAAATAAGCCGGAAACAAATGGAAAAGGATTCCATAAATTCAACAGGTTTACACAATGCAAATAATAGCTTTATAAATTATACGGATAATTAATAAATTCAAATAATTAATATGAATACTAAAAATAAACCGCTCTTTTCAGAATTCCCACCAGTGTCAACAGAACAGTGGATGGAAAGAGTTACAGCCGATTTAAAAGGTGCGGATTTTGATAAAAAACTAGTTTGGAAAAACTTAAATGGTATCAATATTCAACCGTGTTATAATAGTGAAACTAAAATCACACAGCTTAAAAATACAGGAGAAAATTCTCAAACATTGGTCAATTATAGAACCGTTGCCGTTTGCTGTTCTGAAACAGGAAATGATGCCGCTAAAAAAGCCATTGAAGAAGGCATCAACGGTATCATTTTTCAAATTATAAGTGAAGTCAAAGTCGAAGAACTTTTAAAAGATATTGACTTAAGTACTATTACAGTGTCTTTTGAATTGTATAATAATGTTATCCCTTTTACTAAAGACTTAGTTCAATATGCTAAAGGCAAAGACTTAAAAGGCTACATTAACACCAGAATCATTTCTAACTATGTCACCACAGGATCATTTGATGATACTCAAATTGATAACGCTGCAGAATTAATAAAATTAACAGCAGACTTCCCAGATTTTAAAGCGCTCACCATTTCTGGAACTGAATTTTTAGATTCAGGTGCTAACCAAGTTCAAGAGATTGCTTATACTTTAAATGCATTAGTATTCTTAACCGAAAAACTAAAAGCAAAAGGTATTGCTGTTCAAGATGTTTTTAACAACTTAAATGTGCTACTCGCTATCGGTTTAGAATATTTTGTTGAAATAGGAAAGTTTAGAGCCTTCAATAATTTATTAGCTGAAGTAGCTGCTAAATATGGTATTTCAGATTTTTCTAATACCATAACGGCTAAGACATCAATTTGGAGTAAATCTATTACTGATGCCGAAACGAATTTATTGCGTTGTACTACAGAAGCCATGTCTGCTATATTAGGTAATGTAGATGGTGTGTTAATTGATGCTTACGATAAGGAATTTAAAAGCGCATCCGATTTTTCAAGTCGTATTGCAGGAAACATTACTACCATTTTAAGAGAAGAATCTTATTTCGGAAAAGTTTCTAATCCTGTTGATGGCTCTTATTATATTGAAGAAGTAAGTTCTAAAATCGCGGAAAAAGCTTTAGAGTTATTTAAAACCATTGAAAGTGAAGGTGGTTTCTTTACAGCTTTTGAAAACGAAACCATTCAACAACAAATTGCTGAAATTCGTTTGAAAAAACTGAAATTATTAAGCCAACGTCGTACAGCGATGGTTGGGATTAATAAATATCCTAACTTAATGGAAACGGTAGATAAAAATTTATTATCTACAAGTAAAGATTCAAACCCAAAAGTATTAACACCACGTCGTGCGTCTTTAGAAATTGAAGCTATGAGACGTGTCACTGAAGAATTAGTGGCTGAAACGAATGTGCGTCCAATTGTTCAATTAGCCAGCTATGGTAATTTAACGATGCGAAAAGCGAGAGCAGCATTTGCTTACGATTTTATTGGTGTTAGTGGTTTTGATGTACATCAAGAAGAAAGTTTTGAAACGGCTACTATAGCGGCTTATGAAAGTGCAAAATCAAATTCACATGTGGTGGTTATTTGTAGTTCCGATGACGATTACGATGCTACTGCACTCGACTTTATAAACACCTTTAGAGCGCTTAGTAAAGACAAAGTGTTGTTACTAGCAGGAGCACCTAAAAATATGGACGAATTAACTGAAGCTGGTTTAGATGGTGTGGTTAACATGAGAACTGATGTTCTTGTGACACTAGCTGCTATTCAGGAAAAAATCCAAAAAACCTTTAAATCTTTAGAAGTATGAAATCGCTTTGGCGATGCCATTAAACTATTGAAATCTTTAAATAAAAAC encodes:
- a CDS encoding nitroreductase family protein, which produces MELLDKLKWRYAAKAMNGNVVPEEKIERILEAARLAPTSSGLQPFEIFVIKNQEIKEKIKPVAWNQSVITDCSHLLVFAAWDTYTADRINYMFDLTNEVRGFKNEGWENYRQMLLNLYPQKDPEENFNHAAKQAYIAFAEAITAAAFEEVDATPLEGFEPDAVDQILGLREKGLRSAVMLPIGYRKEDEDWLVNLVKVRKPMEDLVTVID
- a CDS encoding MarC family protein, which produces MDNLITFSITVFTAFFAITNPISNMTVFVSLTQGANKKTKHDINKRANIIAFVIVAVFVLLGKYIFELFNISIPAFKITGGILIFFIGFDMLQSKQSNVKSLEHVHIDENIAVSPLAIPILAGPGTIVTAMNFVANVEPIHIILVIAIFGSMSLLTYFTFRISDLIVKIVGHNVISVIGKIMGLIIAIIGTGMIIQGIKISFNLIAI
- a CDS encoding TetR/AcrR family transcriptional regulator; translated protein: MAKLQKSIDKRNALVRATIELVNNNGFHATPMSKIAKMANVSPATIYLYFENKQDLVNQTYIEVKAEYTKYAFANYEANMPIEEGFELIWKRIADFKLNECEHAMFLAQCDNTPMIDEESRQEGIKHLQPLLDLWERGKKEGVIKPLSDYILYAYAINPLSFLMMTQKRGAFTLDKTHLEEAYQSAWSSIKMCQ
- a CDS encoding winged helix-turn-helix transcriptional regulator codes for the protein MYKFKGKEYPCCASLTMGIIGGKWKTVILFHLRDQPLRYSALRKEMPTVTERTLSLQLKTLEEDGVIKRKVYTSKPPLKVEYSLTDFGKTLIPVVQSIADWGVYAVSEQVVKTS
- a CDS encoding acyl-CoA carboxylase subunit beta, giving the protein MANQDKINELIEKRVKAKLGGGEKRIDSQHAKGKLTARERIDILLDDDSFEEFDMFVTHRTKSFGLDKQIYLSDGVVTGHGTIDGRIVYLFAQDFTVFGGSLSETYALKICKVMDMAMKIGVPVIGLNDSGGARIQEGVRSLAGYAEIFQRNIMASGVIPQISSILGPCAGGAVYSPALTDFTIMTEETSYMFVTGPKVVKSVTGEVVTAEQLGGAKIHSTRSGVSHFLAENDEENLMLIRKILSYMPSNNLEEAPIISCNDPIDRLEDALNEIIPENPNQPYDIVDVISILADNGEFTEVHRNYARNICVGFARFNGRPVGIVANQPKYYAGVLDIDASRKAARFVRFCDAFNIPIVTLVDVPGFLPGTGQEYGGIILHGAKLLFAYGEATVPKVTITLRKSYGGAHDVMSCKQLRGDLNYAWPTAEIAVMGAKGAVEVLEGSNIRKIEDADEKLDYIQQKEDEYTERFANPYQAAKYGFIDDVIEPRNTRFRIIRALELLQNKKDVNPPKKHSNIPL
- the nfsB gene encoding oxygen-insensitive NAD(P)H nitroreductase — its product is MNLTELLNWRYTTKEYNPTKKISEADMAEVKNLLRMSPSSVNLQPWHFIVAETAEGKARIAKGTQGFFSFNEPKVTNASAVVLFCSKTDADEDYMKHIADTEDKSGRFPNEDIKNGFLGAVKAFAGIHKYDLKDLQHWMEKQVYLNIGSFLLGVASLGIDATPMEGIDVKALDEEFGLREKGFTSLVAVSIGYRAESDFNSTEKTPKSRLSENEIFTLI
- the mce gene encoding methylmalonyl-CoA epimerase: MNISHIEHLGIAVENLDEAIKYYEQVLGMKCYSIEEVVDQKVKTAFFLVGNTKIELLESTSPDGPIGKFIAKKGQGIHHIAFAVDNTTEALKTAEERGVTLIDKTSRKGAEGLEIGFLHPKSTLGVLTELCSKPE
- a CDS encoding NAD(P)H-binding protein; its protein translation is MKKTAIILGASGLTGGLVLQKLIKDERYDSIKLFSRSKIEGLPNKVKQFIGNLLELNQFKDDFTADEVYCCIGTTAKKTPNKTLYKKIDCGIPVAAAKLSKANNIPTFLVISAMGANKNSNVFYNKTKGEMEHKVLQQQLKKTFVLRPSLIGGDRQESRLLEKIGLVIFKVIQPLFIGKLKKYKIVNAETIAEAMIHLANTNEYSDVIISSEDINKLGNNA